From a single Phragmites australis chromosome 7, lpPhrAust1.1, whole genome shotgun sequence genomic region:
- the LOC133924719 gene encoding vesicle-associated protein 1-3-like, with protein sequence MSNTLLRVYPSELKIPFEIKKQRSCCMQLTNRTDQYVAFKVKTTNPRKYTVRHTCGILLPWSSCNVTVIMQAPMEMLSDYHCKDKFLVQSVVVPDGATMKDFVPGLFSKAPGRVIEEFKLRVVYIAANPPSPVPEEAEEEDSYPQSEVMGYEMKRSSVSDAAPTCTGASGEESSCAEGTSVISRLVGEKERAVDEKQKVQQEMELLRETRSPQQGFSLIFVLIVFVASVFIGHLMNAIKV encoded by the exons ATGAGCAATACGCTGCTTCGGGTGTACCCTTCCGAGCTCAAGATCCCAT TTGAGATCAAGAAACAGCGGTCTTGCTGCATGCAGCTGACGAACAGGACCGACCAGTACGTGGCCTTCAAG GTGAAAACGACGAACCCAAGAAAGTACACGGTTCGACATACCTGCGGTATACTTCTTCCCTGGAGCTCGTGCAATGTCACAG TTATTATGCAAGCTCCTATGGAGATGCTATCAGATTACCATTGCAAGGACAAATTCCTTGTGCAGAGCGTCGTGGTGCCGGATGGGGCGACGATGAAAGACTTTGTGCCTGGATTA TTCTCTAAAGCTCCGGGCAGGGTAATTGAGGAGTTCAAGTTGCGTGTGGTGTACATAGCTGCTAATCCTCCCTCACCGGTTCCTGAGGAGGCAGAAGAAGAGGATTCATACCCTCAGTCAGAGGTGATGGGCTATGAAATGAAAAGATCTTCTGTCTCTGATGCT GCACCTACTTGTACAGGCGCATCTGGAGAAGAATCTTCATGTGCTGAA GGTACCTCAGTAATATCAAGGCTGGTTGGAGAGAAGGAGCGTGCAGTAGATGAAAAACAGAAGGTTCAGCAAGAAATG GAACTGCTTAGGGAGACAAGATCACCTCAACAGGGATTCTCACTCATATTTGTACTGATAGTCTTCGTGGCATCAGTCTTCATTGGACACTTGATGAACGCAATCAAGGTTTAG